In a genomic window of Syngnathus typhle isolate RoL2023-S1 ecotype Sweden linkage group LG4, RoL_Styp_1.0, whole genome shotgun sequence:
- the LOC133153107 gene encoding AFG3-like protein 1 isoform X1, producing MGLLAVTVTRFQNRVRSVRPWGRDFTSISATFRDGEGLALKSSLIQRKCAGLHQNKFLFVRLLNSGKPPRGFEKFFPKSEEAAGANTSSEDAKSKDQQSCRKQQREIKKVSDEGQRGEKKDEESDWWERFQERFPMDKKAVRNFAIGAAGMASAFFYFYFRETGFQISWKDFVHHYLRKGLVDHLEVVNKQYVKVIPARGVNTSDVSYLWFNIGSVDSFEHNLEVAQEELGVDSTCKIPVLYTSESDGTLLYSVLPTLVLVSFLLLARPRGGRGRANLFSMGQSKAKLIKGDVGVRFEDVAGCEEAKLEILEFVNFLKNPRQYQELGAKIPKGAILSGPPGTGKTLLAKATAGEAHVPFITVSGSEFQEMFVGVGAARIRDMFAMARKNAPCILFIDEIDAVGRKRGRGNFGDHSEQENTLNQLLVEMDGFKSSSNVIVLAGTNRADILDPALMRPGRFDRHIHIGPPDIKGRASIFKVHLRPLKLAPSIQVEALARKLAALTPGFTGADIAIVCNEAALIAARHLNQHISTMHFEQAVERVIGGLEKKSQVLQLPERTTVAYHEAGHAVTGWFLEHADPLLKVSIVPRGKGLGYAQYLPKEQHLFTQEQLFDRMCMMLGGRVAEQVFFRRITTGAHDDLRKVTQSAYAQVVQFGMSKAVGQVSFELPQQGHVLTEKPFGELTAQLIDEEVRLLIDSAFQRTLQLVKEKKEMVDKVAKHLLEREILEKADMVELLGPRPFQEKSTYEEFVEELGDLEEETSLPEGLKNWNRNT from the exons ATGGGGCTTCTCGCTGTCACTGTCACCCGATTTCAGAATCGGGTACGGTCAGTTCGGCCGTGGGGTCGTGACTTCACGTCCATTTCTGCAACTTTTCGCGATGGTGAAGGTCTCGCTCTG AAGTCATCACTGATCCAAAGGAAATGTGCTGGACTTCACCAAAACAAATTCCTGTTTGTCCGTTTACTCAACTCAGGCAAACCACCCAGAG ggtttgAAAAGTTCTTCCCAAAGAGCGAAGAGGCCGCTGGCGCCAACACGTCATCTGAGG ATGCTAAAAGCAAAGACCAACAATCTTGTAGGAAGCAgcaaagagaaataaaaaaagtaagtgATGAAGGACAAAGAGGTGAAAAAAAGGACGAAGAATCAGATTGGTGGGAACGTTTTCAG GAACGTTTTCCAATGGACAAAAAAGCCGTACGGAACTTCGCAATTGGTGCAGCTGGCATGGCCTCTGCATTTTTCTACTTTTACTTCCGCGAGACCGGCTTTCAGATCTCCTGGAAGGACTTTGTGCATCACTACTTGAGGAAAGGCTTA GTTGATCACCTGGAAGTTGTCAATAAACAATATGTCAAAGTCATTCCCGCCCGTGGTGTTAACACATCAGATGTG AGTTATCTGTGGTTCAATATTGGCAGTGTGGACTCATTTGAGCATAACCTGGAAGTAGCTCAAGAGGAACTGGGTGTAGATTCCACGTGTAAAATACCTGTCTTATATACCAGTGAGAGTGACGG GACGCTCTTGTATAGTGTTCTCCCAACCTTAGTCCTGGTCAGCTTCTTGCTGCTGGCAAGACCTCGCGGGGGTAGAGGAAGAGCAAACCTCTTCAGCATGGGACAGTCCAAAGCCAAACTAATCAAAGGCGATGTTGGCGTTCGCTTCGAGGATGTCGCAGGCTGCGAGGAAGCCAAACTGGAGATTTTGGAGTTTGTCAACTTCCTGAAGAACCCTCGGCAGTACCAGGAACTCGGAGCCAAGATCCCTAAA GGTGCAATATTGTCAGGTCCGCCCGGAACAGGGAAGACCTTGCTAGCTAAGGCCACCGCAGGAGAAGCTCATGTTCCTTTCATCACTGTCAGTGGCTCGGAGTTCCAGGAAATGTTTGTTGGAGTGGGCGCTGCCAGG ATCCGGGACATGTTTGCCATGGCGCGAAAAAATGCCCCCTGCATCCTTTTTATTGATGAGATTGATGCGGTTGGAAGAAAGCGGGGCCGGGGAAACTTTGGGGACCACAGTGAACAAGAAAACACACTCAATCAGTTGCTTGTGGAAATGGATG GATTCAAGAGCAGCTCCAATGTGATTGTTTTGGCCGGGACCAATCGAGCTGATATCCTGGATCCGGCTCTGATGAGGCCGGGACGTTTTGATCGACACATTCACATTG GCCCACCAGATATTAAAGGCAGAGCTTCCATCTTTAAGGTGCACCTGAGACCTTTAAAGTTGGCCCCAAGTATACAAGTTGAGGCTTTAGCCAGAAAGTTAGCTGCACTAACTCCAGGATTTACAG GAGCTGACATCGCCATTGTTTGTAACGAGGCTGCATTGATAGCAGCACGCCATTTAAACCAACATATAAGCACAATGCACTTTGAACAGGCGGTTGAAAGGGTCATTGGAG GTCTGGAGAAAAAGTCTCAGGTACTGCAGCTTCCAGAGCGAACCACTGTGGCCTATCATGAGGCTGGGCACGCTGTCACTGGCTGGTTTTTAGAACATGCTGACCCGCTATTGAAG GTATCTATTGTTCCTAGAGGTAAGGGGTTGGGCTACGCTCAGTATCTCCCCAAGGAGCAGCACCTCTTCACACAAGAGCAGCTCTTTGATAGAATGTGCATGATGCTCGGCGGTCGAGTGGCCGAACAAGTTTTCTTTCGTCGGATCACCACGGGGGCGCACGATGACCTTCGGAAGGTCACGCAGTCAGCCTACGCGCAG GTGGTACAGTTTGGAATGAGCAAGGCGGTGGGTCAGGTGTCTTTTGAGCTCCCACAGCAGGGTCACGTGCTGACCGAGAAGCCCTTCGGCGAGCTCACAGCCCAACTCATCGACGAGGAGGTCCGTCTGCTCATCGACTCCGCCTTCCAGCGAACGCTGCAGCTTGTcaaggagaaaaaagaaatggtGGACAAG GTGGCAAAACATCTCCTGGAAAGAGAGATTCTGGAGAAGGCCGACATGGTGGAGCTGCTGGGGCCGCGTCCTTTTCAAGAAAAATCCACGTATGAGGAGTTTGTAGAGGAACTCGGGGACCTGGAGGAGGAGACCTCCCTACCAGAGGGCCTGAAGAACTGGAATAGAAACACGTGA
- the LOC133153107 gene encoding AFG3-like protein 1 isoform X2, translating to MGLLAVTVTRFQNRVRSVRPWGRDFTSISATFRDGEGLALKSSLIQRKCAGLHQNKFLFVRLLNSGKPPRGFEKFFPKSEEAAGANTSSEDAKSKDQQSCRKQQREIKKVSDEGQRGEKKDEESDWWERFQERFPMDKKAVRNFAIGAAGMASAFFYFYFRETGFQISWKDFVHHYLRKGLVDHLEVVNKQYVKVIPARGVNTSDVSYLWFNIGSVDSFEHNLEVAQEELGVDSTCKIPVLYTSESDGTLLYSVLPTLVLVSFLLLARPRGGRGRANLFSMGQSKAKLIKGDVGVRFEDVAGCEEAKLEILEFVNFLKNPRQYQELGAKIPKGAILSGPPGTGKTLLAKATAGEAHVPFITVSGSEFQEMFVGVGAARIRDMFAMARKNAPCILFIDEIDAVGRKRGRGNFGDHSEQENTLNQLLVEMDGFKSSSNVIVLAGTNRADILDPALMRPGRFDRHIHIGPPDIKGRASIFKVHLRPLKLAPSIQVEALARKLAALTPGFTGADIAIVCNEAALIAARHLNQHISTMHFEQAVERVIGGLEKKSQVLQLPERTTVAYHEAGHAVTGWFLEHADPLLKVSIVPRGKGLGYAQYLPKEQHLFTQEQLFDRMCMMLGGRVAEQVFFRRITTGAHDDLRKVTQSAYAQVMQLRTIKMWYSLE from the exons ATGGGGCTTCTCGCTGTCACTGTCACCCGATTTCAGAATCGGGTACGGTCAGTTCGGCCGTGGGGTCGTGACTTCACGTCCATTTCTGCAACTTTTCGCGATGGTGAAGGTCTCGCTCTG AAGTCATCACTGATCCAAAGGAAATGTGCTGGACTTCACCAAAACAAATTCCTGTTTGTCCGTTTACTCAACTCAGGCAAACCACCCAGAG ggtttgAAAAGTTCTTCCCAAAGAGCGAAGAGGCCGCTGGCGCCAACACGTCATCTGAGG ATGCTAAAAGCAAAGACCAACAATCTTGTAGGAAGCAgcaaagagaaataaaaaaagtaagtgATGAAGGACAAAGAGGTGAAAAAAAGGACGAAGAATCAGATTGGTGGGAACGTTTTCAG GAACGTTTTCCAATGGACAAAAAAGCCGTACGGAACTTCGCAATTGGTGCAGCTGGCATGGCCTCTGCATTTTTCTACTTTTACTTCCGCGAGACCGGCTTTCAGATCTCCTGGAAGGACTTTGTGCATCACTACTTGAGGAAAGGCTTA GTTGATCACCTGGAAGTTGTCAATAAACAATATGTCAAAGTCATTCCCGCCCGTGGTGTTAACACATCAGATGTG AGTTATCTGTGGTTCAATATTGGCAGTGTGGACTCATTTGAGCATAACCTGGAAGTAGCTCAAGAGGAACTGGGTGTAGATTCCACGTGTAAAATACCTGTCTTATATACCAGTGAGAGTGACGG GACGCTCTTGTATAGTGTTCTCCCAACCTTAGTCCTGGTCAGCTTCTTGCTGCTGGCAAGACCTCGCGGGGGTAGAGGAAGAGCAAACCTCTTCAGCATGGGACAGTCCAAAGCCAAACTAATCAAAGGCGATGTTGGCGTTCGCTTCGAGGATGTCGCAGGCTGCGAGGAAGCCAAACTGGAGATTTTGGAGTTTGTCAACTTCCTGAAGAACCCTCGGCAGTACCAGGAACTCGGAGCCAAGATCCCTAAA GGTGCAATATTGTCAGGTCCGCCCGGAACAGGGAAGACCTTGCTAGCTAAGGCCACCGCAGGAGAAGCTCATGTTCCTTTCATCACTGTCAGTGGCTCGGAGTTCCAGGAAATGTTTGTTGGAGTGGGCGCTGCCAGG ATCCGGGACATGTTTGCCATGGCGCGAAAAAATGCCCCCTGCATCCTTTTTATTGATGAGATTGATGCGGTTGGAAGAAAGCGGGGCCGGGGAAACTTTGGGGACCACAGTGAACAAGAAAACACACTCAATCAGTTGCTTGTGGAAATGGATG GATTCAAGAGCAGCTCCAATGTGATTGTTTTGGCCGGGACCAATCGAGCTGATATCCTGGATCCGGCTCTGATGAGGCCGGGACGTTTTGATCGACACATTCACATTG GCCCACCAGATATTAAAGGCAGAGCTTCCATCTTTAAGGTGCACCTGAGACCTTTAAAGTTGGCCCCAAGTATACAAGTTGAGGCTTTAGCCAGAAAGTTAGCTGCACTAACTCCAGGATTTACAG GAGCTGACATCGCCATTGTTTGTAACGAGGCTGCATTGATAGCAGCACGCCATTTAAACCAACATATAAGCACAATGCACTTTGAACAGGCGGTTGAAAGGGTCATTGGAG GTCTGGAGAAAAAGTCTCAGGTACTGCAGCTTCCAGAGCGAACCACTGTGGCCTATCATGAGGCTGGGCACGCTGTCACTGGCTGGTTTTTAGAACATGCTGACCCGCTATTGAAG GTATCTATTGTTCCTAGAGGTAAGGGGTTGGGCTACGCTCAGTATCTCCCCAAGGAGCAGCACCTCTTCACACAAGAGCAGCTCTTTGATAGAATGTGCATGATGCTCGGCGGTCGAGTGGCCGAACAAGTTTTCTTTCGTCGGATCACCACGGGGGCGCACGATGACCTTCGGAAGGTCACGCAGTCAGCCTACGCGCAGGTGATGCAGCTACGTACAATCAAAAT GTGGTACAGTTTGGAATGA